GAATCGGGGAATATACCTTTTTCAGCCGACAGTTTCAGCTCAGCTATATCCTTCACCTGCGGAGCGTAAGGGAAACGTATGCTGAATATAAAGGAGGGCCATCCGGTATCAGGATTGTGCACCCAATAGAAGCAGGGTTCCTCACCCCATGGCAGGTTTCCGTATTTTGCCAGTGAAAGATAGAATTGTTCCAGCCCGTATTCAACAAGGCCGGCAGGGGCCATATTGTACAGGCTTTCTCCTTTCATATCATTTCATACAGCTTTCTCCGGTCGATTTTTCCGCTTACGCTGACCGGAAACTGTTCAACCGGGATAATTTCTGATGGCACCATGTAATCGGGCAATTTCCGGCTCAGAAATTCCCTGAGGGCGACCGGATCGTCGCATTTTTCAACAAACAGATGTATCTGCTGGGTTCCCAGGTAATTTTCCTTGGCCAGAGCCACAGCCTGGGTTCGCAAATACGTTCGTGTATGGTATTCAATTTCACCCAGTTCAACCCGGAATCCCTGCACCTGCACCTGCCCGTCGGAACGCCCGCAAAAAAGATAATCACCATCCCTGTCAGTCAGAACAATGTCGCCGGTAGCATACCATCGTTCCTTTTTTTTGCCCGAAGAAAGTTCAAAAAAGACCTGGGTGGTTTTTTCATCATCTTTCCAGTATCCGGGGCTTATCTGGGGACCTCCTACGCACAATTCCCCCTTCTGTTCCAGGTCCAGGGCATTTCTGTTCTTCCCCGCTACAAAAGCCCGGTTTTTTCCAAAGGGTTTCCCGATTGCGACAATACCGTTAAAATGCTTTATTTCCCCGGGATCAGAAGGAATTTTGTATTCAAGACAATTGACAGTGGCTTCGGTAGGGCCGTACACATTCTGCACCACGGCATTCGGAACACATTGCCTCCATTCGGTTACAAGATCCCTGTCAAGAGGTTCACCTCCGAAAAGGCAGTAACGCAGTTTTTCAAGACGAATCGAAGGGAAATAAGGACGCAGAAAAGCAATGGTTGAGGGAGGCAACTTGGCAAAAGTCAGCCCGTGATTCTGAAGCAGGCGGAGGGCATACATATATTTTACCTCATTCCACGGTACCGTATAAACCGATGCCCCAAGGGAAAGCGGAACAATATAGCAATGCAACGATGCATCGAATGTAAGGTCGTAAATCTGAAGGAATTTGTCGTTTTCGGTAAACGAATAACCAATATCCAGAAAAGCTTTAACAAAAGCATTGAAATTGGAATAGGTAATCTGCACCCCCTTTGGCTTTCCTGTACTTCCTGATGTAAACAGAATGTACATCAGGTCATCAGGATCTCTTTCTGCTGGCTCAATATGGATTCCTTTTGATTTCAATCCCTTTACATCAATCATTTGAATGTGGGTCGCAGACAAAATGGTACGTGGCACAGGACCAGCCGACAAAACAAGCTCAGCGCCGGTTTGCCGTAAAATTTCGTTATTCCTGGTGGCAGGATTTCTCGGACTCAGAGGCAGAAAGGTTTTTCCTTCAAGCCAGATGGCATAAGCAGAAGCATAGCTGTAAATATCATCCCATGCAAGCACCGCCACGATTTTCTGTCGGCTTTTGCCTGCTTCTTTTTTCAAAACAGACCGGACTGCGGAAATGCAGGAGGCAAAATCCTCATAGGAATACAGATCTTTCCCGATGCAGAAAGCATCTTTTTGAGGCCAGCGCCGGACTGATTCACTGAACTTCTGAAGAAAATCCATGGGTCAGTATTTATCAGCCCTCCTGAGAATATTTTTTCCCATCAGGGCTTTGAACAAAAAGTAAAGGTACTCAGAAAAAATGATTCCGGGGGCGTTAACGAAAGGCTTCTCCATTCCAATCCGCTGGGCAGACCGGGGAGCCATATCTTTTTTAATACCTGAAGTACCAAATGTCACCGGCGGAGCGCTGGGCACTGAATGAAGGTTTTGGTAGAACTCCAGAGGAAGGAAATGATCGGTAAACGGAAAAGCAAAAACCGGGAACAGTTCTCCATACATATTTCTCACAAAATCAACACTTTCCAGGGTTTGCCGCAGCTGTTCACCGGGAGCCAGGTCAGGATACCAGGGATGGTCAATGCTATGGGCTCCGATATGAAATCCTTCTGCCTGCAACCACCGGATCTGCTCATCATCCATATAGGGTTTCTGCTCCCGAAGATACTCTTCAAAACTGATACCCGCCACAAGGCCGAGATGATCGAGCATTTCCCTGTGCCGGTAAGGAATTTCCAGAACAGCTTTCCTGAAATCGGGAACAGGAAGCCCTTTTTTCATGAATGCCCGGGTGATGCCCGACGGAATGCATTCGGGCAAATTGGGCCTGAGAAGCTGATGATAAACCAGCGATGCCTTACAGCGGTATGATAGATCACGATTACCGACAAAAGCAGGCGATATAAAAAAGGTGGCCGGAACACCCAGATCTTTTAATATCGGGGCAATAAAATCAAAAGACTCCCGGAACCCGTCGTCAATGGTAACATGCATTACAGGCTTCTCAGGGGAAGCCTCCCTGGTTATATAGCGAATTGCTCCGGAAAGATCAACAGGCTTAAAATACCGTAAAAGCCATTCCACATCCCGGCGGAATTGTTCGGGCGACGGAACAGGATACAAGTGCCTGATGTGCGGGGGTGGCACAGGTGCTACGGCATGCCAGAAGGGAAAGAGCATTTTCTGCCGGCTGATTTTCACCAGCAGGGAAAAAGGGATTAGTCTCCTTAAGGGACTTGTAAATACGTATAGTTTACTTTTGTCCATACGTTAACCATCCGAAAAGACAACGGCTGACAAGGGGATAAACGGTGGTGGCCGCACCAAATCCTTTAAAAAATCTTGCAATACCTGGTACGGTGGAGCCTTCAAAATCGAGAAGCCGGCCCGTGCCGGCATAGGTTTCAATAAATCTGCTTACCAGCAGAAACATGGCGCCTGTTTCCTTACCCTCCGGGGAAGAGGCCGAAATCAGATAAACGGAACGAAGATCATCCTTAAGGAAAAAGCAGCCGGCTAAAGGTTCATTGTCCGGAGCAAAGGCATACCATATTTCCCCCTCGTTTCGTTCCAAAGCCTTATGCATGATTTTCCCGGCCAGTTGAAGGTGCTTTTCCTGCATACCTGACGGCCTGGCTTTCCACTTCAGCTGAAGCAGAAAACCGGGCTCACCGCTTTTTCTGATTTCCAGTCCCGCCTTCATTGCTTTCCTGATATTGCGATGGGTATTCTCGTCAAAGCCCGAAGATAATTCACTGTATGGTTTATCGAGGGAAAGCAGGTTATCGGGCCGGAAGTACAATCCTTTCGTTCTTTCCAAAAGCTGGTTCGAAGCATTCAGGGCTATGTGCAACTGTATAACCCGGAGCGAGCCATGGCTTAAAAATTCATCACAGACGAATGAATCAGGAATTTGCTGACCGAAGATTCCCAGCTGCTGGCAATAAGGAGGTTGCAGAATACGTCTTACTCCAATCGTGTGTTTTTCAGGAACCGGCATAAAGTAACCCCGCGCTTCGTCGAGCAAAATTCCCCAGCCCGGGCAGACCAGATCAAGGTACCAGGCGCGAGCATAAGGAACCCTGTTGGGCGCCATGGCAAGCTGCTGATCCCACCATGCCCCGCCGATAAATTCATGTGCCAGATGCCTGATCATTGGATGGGTTTATTGCCAAAGCTAGTATTTTCTGATAGAAATCCCTCCATTCTTTCCCCGGACCAGCAAACGTTTCGTTATGAAAAATGAAAATCAGAGTCCCCTTTACACGTTGAACTGACTGTATAATATTTCCTGCAATTTCTGCGGCCTTTTCCGTCACCTTACCGTCAGGACCGTAAAATGTTCTGTCCATAAAGGCAAACGGATACAGCATCAGGCCTGTGGTTTCCTCCCTGAGCAGGTCATAGAAAAGGAAAGGAGTGGTGATGCCGGCCCTGAAACCAGGGTGGGTTGAATATCCGAGAGAATAGTCTTCGCGGATCCCAATCCGGATAAGGTTACGGAAGGTTTCAGGAAACCGCATCCGCAGGAAATGCTGTCGGCTCATAGTAACGGACTGCCTGAGAACCGACTCGGCCAGTTCTTTTTCCCGCCTCATCTTCTGTTCGCTTCCAAAGGAATGGTATGAAGGATGGATACCCACTGAACCATTGGCGGCACAGTCCTGTAAAATCTTTTGCATGGCAGGATGGACAGGCGATATGTTTTTGTCATACCTGCCGTACCTGCCCAAAAGGAAAAACCAGCGGGCAGAAATCCTGAAACGGCTGTGAATCTGATGAATCCATTCGAAGGTATAAAAAGGATCTTCCTTTTTCCCCGTCAGGCAGGCAATTCGCTCAGACAATCCGGGTTTTCGGTTAAGAAAAACATCCCGAACGGCTCCACCCAGATTCCGGAAAAAGCCCTTGTGGCAATAGGCAAAGGCACTGTCCACATCAATGGTAGGAATACACTGATATGGCGGTTCGTTAAAGGAAAAATCAGGAAAAACCGATGCAAGTTTTGATGCCAGCCAGAGTGCCCATTCATTGACCAAAGGCCTGCCAAGCCATCCCTGCCGGTAAAGCATGGA
The window above is part of the Bacteroidales bacterium genome. Proteins encoded here:
- a CDS encoding polysaccharide deacetylase family protein; this encodes MDKSKLYVFTSPLRRLIPFSLLVKISRQKMLFPFWHAVAPVPPPHIRHLYPVPSPEQFRRDVEWLLRYFKPVDLSGAIRYITREASPEKPVMHVTIDDGFRESFDFIAPILKDLGVPATFFISPAFVGNRDLSYRCKASLVYHQLLRPNLPECIPSGITRAFMKKGLPVPDFRKAVLEIPYRHREMLDHLGLVAGISFEEYLREQKPYMDDEQIRWLQAEGFHIGAHSIDHPWYPDLAPGEQLRQTLESVDFVRNMYGELFPVFAFPFTDHFLPLEFYQNLHSVPSAPPVTFGTSGIKKDMAPRSAQRIGMEKPFVNAPGIIFSEYLYFLFKALMGKNILRRADKY
- a CDS encoding amino acid adenylation domain-containing protein, encoding MDFLQKFSESVRRWPQKDAFCIGKDLYSYEDFASCISAVRSVLKKEAGKSRQKIVAVLAWDDIYSYASAYAIWLEGKTFLPLSPRNPATRNNEILRQTGAELVLSAGPVPRTILSATHIQMIDVKGLKSKGIHIEPAERDPDDLMYILFTSGSTGKPKGVQITYSNFNAFVKAFLDIGYSFTENDKFLQIYDLTFDASLHCYIVPLSLGASVYTVPWNEVKYMYALRLLQNHGLTFAKLPPSTIAFLRPYFPSIRLEKLRYCLFGGEPLDRDLVTEWRQCVPNAVVQNVYGPTEATVNCLEYKIPSDPGEIKHFNGIVAIGKPFGKNRAFVAGKNRNALDLEQKGELCVGGPQISPGYWKDDEKTTQVFFELSSGKKKERWYATGDIVLTDRDGDYLFCGRSDGQVQVQGFRVELGEIEYHTRTYLRTQAVALAKENYLGTQQIHLFVEKCDDPVALREFLSRKLPDYMVPSEIIPVEQFPVSVSGKIDRRKLYEMI